DNA sequence from the Desulfovibrio sp. genome:
TGAAGCCCGCTCAGGACCAGAAAGGTGGTGATGTTGCCCGCCCGCATCATGCTGGAAAAACCAGCCTTGCCGCCGTCAAACGGATAGTAGCAGGACAGCCCGGAGGGCGACCGGTAGGGGCCATGAACCGTATAGACCACCGCTTCGCCCAGAGCATCCAGAAAATACGGAGCAAATTCGGGCAAGGCCGTTTTCAGCCGCCGCACAAGAGAACCAAGGTCCACCATATTGGTGTAACCTTCCGAACGCGAGTTCACATAGTTTTCAGAGGCCTTGGCCTGCCTGCCGTAGGCGGCGTAAAAGCTGTCGTCATCCATGGCGAGGGAAACAGCTTCAAGGCCGAGCGCGTTGTAAGCAAGATTAACAAACGGAATCCTGGCAAGATCAATGAGCGAAAGCGTGGCGTTTCCCGCTGTTTGCGCTTCCTTGCAGCCCTCAAGATAGGTATCACAGATAGCCTTGCCCAACGCTTCCGGGCCTATGGATGTGTTTGTCCCAAGAGCGTTCACCCATTCCGTGTACTGCCAGCCGTTGGCTGGTTCCACCTCTTGCGATGCCACCATGTACCGGCCAAAACCGCTTACAGCGCTGGCTGTGTCCAGCGTAGCCATCAGGCAGGCGTCAAAGCCGATGATTTCAAATGGCGGGCGGTCAACTGAGGCCGTATGTACCTGCTTGAAGGAATTATTGATTTCCCTGAGGGACAGGGCGTCAAATGCATAATTCTCGTCATTGGCTACGCCGCCGATGCTGCCGCCGCCGTGATCCCAAAAAATGAAAACCTGATGATCCGCGCTGTAATTTTCTTTGCAAAAGGCAAGAAAGGAGGTCAGCGTTTTTTCATCCCCCATGCTTGCCTGCGGCAGCTTTGCCACCAGCTCAAGTTTTCCTTTGTGGTAAAGGTAGCGGCTGATGTTTTTGGGGCTGATGTCGGGCCTGTGCCATTTGCTGGCCCCCCCGGTCTGAATGACCACCTTCACATTATCCGGCAGGCGAGCCTTGAGCAGCTCTGCCAGATCGGCAGAGGCCGCGCCGTCTTCTGACTCAAGGTTGCTGCCGCAAAGATACCAGTACACAGCCCACGTTTCTTCCGCACGGGCTCCATCGGGGCAGGTAAAGAGCAGCAGCATTGGCAAAATACAGACTGCGCAGCGGAGGTAACGGATACTGTTTTTCGGCATAAATATTGTACTGAAAATCAAGTTACAAGGTCACAGCGCCAGAAAAAATCTTCCGAGGCAGTCAAAAGGCATCAAGACGGGCCTGCGCGTCAGCATCACCCTGTCTGGCGGCCTTGCCATACCAGTAAAGGGCTTTTTCCCTGTTCTTGTCCAGGCCATCCCCGGTCTCGTAGCTGCGCGCAAGGTTATACTGGGCGGTTGCATACCCCTGTGCCGCCGCCCGCATAAACCAGCTGGCGGCGGCATGCGCATCACGGGGCACGCCTACGCCCTTACTGCAAAGAATGCCGAGCATGTTTTGCGCCTGGGGGTAACCAAGTGCGGCAGACATACTGTACCAATACACGGCTGCGG
Encoded proteins:
- a CDS encoding clostripain-related cysteine peptidase; the protein is MLLLFTCPDGARAEETWAVYWYLCGSNLESEDGAASADLAELLKARLPDNVKVVIQTGGASKWHRPDISPKNISRYLYHKGKLELVAKLPQASMGDEKTLTSFLAFCKENYSADHQVFIFWDHGGGSIGGVANDENYAFDALSLREINNSFKQVHTASVDRPPFEIIGFDACLMATLDTASAVSGFGRYMVASQEVEPANGWQYTEWVNALGTNTSIGPEALGKAICDTYLEGCKEAQTAGNATLSLIDLARIPFVNLAYNALGLEAVSLAMDDDSFYAAYGRQAKASENYVNSRSEGYTNMVDLGSLVRRLKTALPEFAPYFLDALGEAVVYTVHGPYRSPSGLSCYYPFDGGKAGFSSMMRAGNITTFLVLSGLQLGFLDTDSAVKHLERISADISAALEREENIPEGTSAPAAPTPLPAPQTQGSAQSLWAPLQSGLSAILGGQSAEGQSPGSVAALLGQAASAVVASVAPLKPLDITALEDFEVTVGDGGEALLNLGTERVKFLDSVQFYLAYYSIEDNLIMLLGKDADMEADWTAGVFKDNFQGRWAALDDHLVFLEITHQDDGVNHYVVPIKLNGVRCNLIVVYDFAEKEYKILGARRVQEGEMTDKALIRLKAGDKVTTILLAMQMDDEDGEFQEVEVDTFTLGKKVVFADTDMGDGQFMFMFEMTDVQNNAATSQIVTIEVKDGVAVYSN